A single window of Taeniopygia guttata chromosome 1, bTaeGut7.mat, whole genome shotgun sequence DNA harbors:
- the SIAH3 gene encoding seven in absentia homolog 3 has protein sequence MLFFTQCFGAVLDLIHLRFQHYKAKRVFSAAGQLVCVVNPTHSLKYAPTRCAAAQASTEQGILPPCHHHEAVHDPQLVPCTCPLFSCPWEGHLEVVVSHLRQTHRINILQGAEIVFLAMDMHLPAPTDWIIMHSCLGHQFLLVLRKQEKYEGHPQFFATMMLIGTPIQANNFTYRLELNRNQRRLKWEATPRSILECVDSVLSDGDCLVLNTSLAQLFSDNGSLAIGIAITTSKVHSSEAEM, from the exons TGCTTTGGGGCTGTGTTAGATCTTATTCACCTGCGGTTTCAGCACTACAAGGCAAAGAGGGTTTTCTCAGCTGCCGGGCAACTTGTCTGCGTCGTCAACCCAACACACAGCCTCAAG TATGCACCGACCCGCTGTGCAGCTGCGCAGGCATCCACGGAGCAAGGCATCCTTCCTCCCTGCCATCACCACGAAGCAGTGCACGACCCCCAGCTGGTCCCGTGCACGTGCCCGCTCTTCtcctgcccatgggaagggcACCTAGAGGTGGTGGTGTCCCACCTGAGGCAGACCCACCGCATCAACATCCTTCAGGGCGCAGAGATTGTCTTCCTGGCCATGGACATGCACCTGCCCGCACCAACGGACTGGATCATCATGCACTCTTGCCTTGGCCACCAGTTTTTGCTGGTCCTCAGGAAGCAGGAGAAGTATGAGGGCCACCCCCAGTTCTTCGCCACGATGATGCTGATCGGCACGCCCATTCAAGCCAACAACTTCACCTACCGCCTGGAGCTCAACAGGAACCAGCGGCGCCTCAAGTGGGAGGCGACCCCCAGGTCCATCCTGGAGTGTGTTGACTCTGTCCTTTCGGACGGGGATTGCCTTGTGCTGAACACTTCCCTGGCTCAACTCTTTTCTGACAATGGAAGCCTAGCGATAGGAATTGCGATAACCACCAGCAAAGTTCACAGCTCCGAAGCTGAAATGtga